One region of Bacillus zhangzhouensis genomic DNA includes:
- a CDS encoding AIM24 family protein: MGFHFITIEELTLQAEGSGVFFAKKGAMIADQGSFQYRKRLLGTNKGNMVSQVFNHISRKFTGENLEMMEVSGQGTCYLADSSRHVTVINLEPSGPWQHVSVESEDLLAFTEECHYGVTPVGVGILSQKGLFTSKLSYQGHGAQVAIKTNGNPLILKAPCRVDPDAIVAWTGKAPKVKLDVNWKTFIGQTSGESYLFEFHEQDQIVIMQPSERTSGLRVGLDDHRYKPQSQSSSHEFTNSQQENRGTGISNLIGGILQPRK; encoded by the coding sequence ATGGGATTTCATTTCATCACAATAGAAGAACTTACCTTACAAGCAGAAGGCAGTGGAGTCTTTTTTGCAAAAAAAGGCGCCATGATTGCCGATCAAGGAAGTTTCCAGTACCGCAAGCGACTACTCGGAACGAATAAAGGAAATATGGTCAGTCAAGTTTTTAACCATATCAGCAGAAAATTCACAGGTGAAAACCTTGAGATGATGGAAGTGAGTGGACAAGGTACTTGCTATTTGGCGGATTCAAGCAGGCATGTAACAGTGATTAATCTTGAGCCAAGCGGTCCTTGGCAGCATGTAAGTGTAGAAAGTGAAGATTTACTTGCCTTTACTGAGGAATGCCATTACGGCGTCACACCAGTAGGCGTTGGTATTTTATCACAGAAAGGACTGTTTACATCAAAACTCTCCTATCAAGGGCACGGAGCACAGGTCGCCATCAAAACGAATGGAAATCCGCTCATTTTAAAAGCCCCCTGCCGTGTAGACCCTGACGCAATTGTCGCTTGGACGGGCAAAGCACCGAAGGTCAAACTAGATGTGAACTGGAAAACTTTCATTGGACAAACATCTGGCGAATCCTACTTATTTGAGTTCCATGAACAAGATCAAATCGTCATTATGCAGCCATCGGAGCGCACATCTGGTTTACGGGTTGGTTTAGATGATCATCGCTACAAGCCTCAGAGCCAGAGCTCCTCTCATGAATTCACCAATTCACAGCAAGAAAATAGAGGCACCGGGATAAGTAATCTGATCGGAGGCATTTTACAACCGCGAAAATAA